From the Mesotoga prima MesG1.Ag.4.2 genome, the window AAGAGCAACTCCAAATCGCATAGTCGCTCTTCGAAAATCCTACAAGGGTTTTTCTGTCAAGGTTTATCGGTAGAAACTTATCATTTCCATTTGAGCGATCCAACTACCAGTGAATGAACCTGCAAGATGATTCGTAAGCGCGGAGAAAATTATGAATCGTTGAATGTGATCGAAAAAAGCGACAAGGAAAACGATCGAGACTTCCCGGAGTGGCTTTTCTTACAGGAGATCCGATTAGTTATCGATCCAAACCTATTTATATTGTATATGTTATATGATTGCACTATAAGGATTTTTGGTAATCACGCACCTTCAGGCGACTATTCATTTAAAAACCAAAATCAGCGCTTTCTTGATCAATAAGGATTAGGAGGATCAATAATGGCCGAAAAGAAGTACACAATCGAGGAACTGATGCAAAATGAGACGATTGCATCTTTCGCGGTTTCCGCAGATTCAAGGAAAATTCTCTATTCTTCCGACAAGACTGGCAACTACAACGTATTTGAACTAGATCAAGAGAAGGGAAGGCACAGACAGACTACGTCCCTCGATGAGAACGCATTAGTTTCTTTCATTTTCGAGGACGGAAGCTTCATTTTCGCGATGGATAAGGGTGGAGATGAGCTGCACCATCTCTATCTATTTTCTGATGAAGAGATCAGAGATCTCACCCCTTTCGAAAAAACTAAGTCAGGATTTCACATGAGTGTGGGTGACAAGGTTTACTACTATTCGAACAGGATTGACAAAAGTAGATTCGATCTTTACCGATTCAATGAAGGTGATTTAACAAGCGAGCTGGTCTTCGAAAACAAGGACCTGTTCGAGCTGGGTCCGATTTCCAGTGATGAGAGGTTTATTGCTCTTCGTAAGCTCCGGACTGCAAACGATTCGGATATTTATCTTTATAACTTTGTAAACGGGGATATAAAACTTCTCTCCCCCCATCAAAGTGAAGCAAATTTTAAACCTCTCTTCTTCTCAATAGATTCACTGAAGCTGTACTATGTATCGGATTCGGCCGGAGAGTTCATGACGCTCTGGGAAATGAACATTGAAAGCAGAGTCAGTGAAGAGATCCTTGACTTAGAATGGGACATAATTGCAGGAAGGATGTCGGAAGACGGAGAAAACGCTGTGCTTGTACTGAATAGAGATGGTTTTTCCGAACTCCATGTGATCGAAACGAAAAGCAATTCTCTCAAGATGCCACCTATAAAAACCAGTGGTGTTGTCTATGATCAGTGCTTCAGTAAAGATGGTCAGCTTCTGTATTATCTTTGCGATTCGGCGACATCATCTCCCAACATCTTTTCGATAAACCTCGAGACAAAGAAGACAAAGAAGCTCACTGATTCAATGAGTCGAAACGTGAACAGCAATGATCTTTCCGAAGCATCGGTTCTCCGCTTTGTTTCATATGACGGTCTCGAAGTACCAGGTATTTTCTATCCGCCCAAGAACGTACCTGCCGGCGAGAAAGCCCCCGCCGTTGTGTGGGTCCATGGAGGACCTGGCGGCCAGTCTCTACCGAAATACAGCCCGGAAATCCAATTCATCGCGAATCATGGCTATGCAATCTACGCGGTGAATAACAGAGGAAGCTCCGGTTATGGAAAGAGCTTCTTCAGAGCGGCAGATCACAAGCACGGAGAAGCTGATCTGGATGACTGCGTGGAAGCCGCCAGGTTTCTAGCCACACTTGATTTTATCGATGAAGAAAGAATCGCCATAAATGGAGGGAGCTACGGAGGTTTTATGGTGCTCGCAGCACTGGCTTTTAGGCCGAAGGAGTTCAAGGCAGGTATAGATCTTTTCGGTGTCTCAAACTGGGTGAGAACACTCAAAGAGGTGCCTGCCTGGTGGAAGGCCATTAAAGATCTACTATACACGAAGATTGGAAACCCCTTTGAAGAAGAGGAATACCTCAAGAGCATCTCCCCTCTCTTCCACGCCGAGAGAATTGAAAGGCCACTCCTTGTTCTTCAGGGTGTAAATGATCCAAGAGTATTGAAAGTGGAGTCGGACGAAATCGTTGAGAGCCTTAAGAAAAACGGTGTTCCAGTTGAATATGTTGTATTTGAGGATGAGGGACATGGCTTCAAGAAGAAGGTTAATAGAATCAAAGGGGCTAAAGCAATGCTTGCGTTTCTAGATAAATACCTGCGCTAAAGAAGATGAACATTAGGAACACGGAGCGAGCGGTTCGTTTAACTCAGAATTGTATCTGAAAGAGGGATACAGAGGGTTTCAATTCACCCGCTGAAATGACTGAACAAAAAGGGCGTTTCTGATGTTTCAGCTATTTCGCTGAAAGACACGTCTCTCTTCGCTATCAACAGTGCAGAACGAAGAAAATTAGTCCGCTCTTTCAACTGATGTTCCGGGCGTCGAACACAAAGCGATCCGGACCCTCACAACGCAAGTATTAGTCCACCTTCTCCGGCGTAAGTCGCAATGGCAGGCCCCATCTTTCCAATTATGACTTCAGAGTCGGGGACACGTTTCCTTATCTCTGAAGAAAAGAATTTCGCATCTTCGAGATTGTTAACATGTGTTATGCCAAAGATCTTCTTACCGGTCTTTGCAGATTCCTCGATCAGCTCTATAATTGCCGCTCTGAATCTTTTGTTTCCCCTCACTTTCTTCAGAAGTTTGACCTCCCCATTTACTCCATGCAGGATGATCTTCATGTTGAGAATATTGACCACACTTCCCTGGAACTTACTCAGGCGTCCTCCTTTGACGATGTTTTCTACAGTTGCCAGCGGAATGATTATTTTCACATTATCTCTGTAGATTCTTAGCGCCGATAAAATGTCTTCAACGGTTGCACCGCTTTTAGCCATTCTCGCCGCAATCAAAACTTGAATTCCATGAGAAATAGACCCCGCAAGAGAGTCGAAAACAATCGCCTTGCTGCCTGTCATTTCAGCGCCCAAAACCGCCGACTGGTAAGTACCACTTAGCTTGGATGAAATAGTAATACACAACGGAGTATCGCCCTTCTTCTGAATCTCTTCGAAGATTCCTGCAAAGTCTGCCGGGGAGGGTTGAGAGGTTTTCGGAAGCTCGTGGGATTTGCTCATTGACTGCCAGAATTCCTCCGGAGTTATGTCTATGTCTTCCTTGAACGTTTGATCTTCAACGAAAATGTTCAGGGGAGCAAATGGAATCTCGAACTCCTTTAGAGTATCGATAGGTAGATCACATGAGCTGTCCGTAACTATTTTGATCACAGTACCCCTCCTCTCAGATCCGATAATTAAATTATAGGTCATAGAGAGAAATATCCAATGTTTAGTCGGAGTTTTGGAATACTTTTTGATCCCGTTCATTTAACATCGGCCGATCCCTCTATTCCTTGATAATAAATAGGAAGAGAGCGGGGAAACCGCTCTCTTCTATCTTGGTAAATCGCAACTCTATTTCGCAGAAACAATCTCGTTGAATCTATCAACACTCAAGACTTCAGGAGAATAACTTCCCGCAAGCTTCTCATATTGCCTGAGAAACGCTCTGAGGTGACTCTCCGACCCTCGAAGAAGGTTCTCGTAAACCGTTCTTGTTCTCGAGCCAATCTCTCCTGCAAGAAGTTCTTCGATGTCGGCAATGTCTATCTCTTCTATCAATAAACCGACCTCAACCGCATCCAGTAGAGACTTGCTACCCTTTTCAATTAGCTCGTCGTAAAGCTTTTGAAGCTCCGGATCGGTGAATACACCAATGTCGTTTTCACCGACTGGGTCTTCGAGACCAATCTCACCAATCAGTGAAAGGACAGCATCCGTATGCTGTTGCTCACTTTCGGCGATGTTCTTGAAGACGTTCACGTTCCAAATTTCGTAAAGCACTGTGTAAACATCACGGGCAAGCTTTTCTTCTTCTCTCATGAATACAATTCCATCTTCCTCTGCGGTTAGCCCGCTCGCCAGTGTCATCGTACCGATAATTAGAACCATCAATATTGCTGAAAACAATCTCTTCATATTCAATACCTCCATTATTTGGATCTCGAGGAGATTCTAACCGTCCATTCTTAGAGTTTCCTGAGAATCCTTGCTTATAGTTCGCTTAGAGTCCCGGCCTTATGCAGAACTGCCATAGGAATTATCTTGGCCTGGCAGTCAAGACGAAGTGTCATCTTCTCCAAAAGAGAGTGACTGAAGGATTAAGATGGTCTCAATCTTTCTAGGCGGTCGACCATGGAGGTTAAGGATAGAACCTTTACAAGAGAAAGTCTTTTCAGCTAGTCCTCGAATGCCCTTCTGGCCGCTTTTAGTGCGACAGCCCTGGGTACGAGTCTTGATCCCGTTGCAATGACCTTGTTAATCACTCCGCTTACCACACTTCTCTTACCTTTCTCAAAGGAATCAAGAGCTCTCCTAACAACTTCCTCGGGACTCATCGAGCCGGGAAGTTTCTTTCTGCCTCCCGAAGCAACGTCAAAGAACTCAGTCTTAGTTGGTCCGGGGGACAAAACCATCACTTTGAAACCTTTTGACTTAAGCTCCTCGCTAATCGCCTCGCTGAAACTCAGCACAAAGGCTTTTGTCGCTGCATAGACCGCCATACCAGGCACAGGAAGATAAGCTGCAGTTGAGGCCACGTTAATGACTCCTCCGCCGATGCCTACTCTGCACAAGGTATATTTCTTAGTCAAGTAGTAGAGAGCTCCAATGTTCAAGTTGATCATTTGCATCTCTCTATCTGTTTCCAAATCCTCAAATTGACCTATCATTCCAAACCCAGCATTGTTTATCAGAAGGTCAACTTCGTTTAGGCTTTCTGAGACTCTCAAGAGATCACTTTCACTGGTTAAGTCTGCCTTTAGAGGAGTTGAAACGATGCCATAATCCCTTTCTATTCGGTTTGAAATTGCTTCTAGACGGTCATATCTTCTCGCTACGAGTACCGTTCCAAAGCCTCGTTTGGCAAGTTCATAAGAGAATATTTCACCGATACCCGACGATGCTCCAGTAATTAACGCTTTCTTCAAATTGATCACCCCGGCTATTTAGACTCTTTCCAGCTATTATAGCTCTCTAAACTCTTGCTCGCTTTCGCCGAAGAAAGTTGTATAATTTCATTACTGAATTTTTGGGGGTGATATTGTGAAGAAGGCGGCAATGTTATTGATTCTTGTTCTTGTAGGGAGCGTTTTCGCATCATGGATACCGTTGCAGGACTACTCTACGGTGAAGTACGTCTACAACAAGATCACGTACTTTGAGAACGGAGAGCAGAAGGAAATGCTATACGGAGTGACAATAGATAAGGATGAAGATCAGTACGTCCTGAATTACGATACTACCTACTTTCTGCCGCTCGATACAGAGCTCACCGCAGATATGATGTTCGGGCAGCAATTCTCTATGATGCTATTCACATTCTTGAATCCGATGCTTACTTTCATATATGATGCTATCGATCTCGATGAGCAAATGAACACAAAGCTCTATGGATTCGGTACTTTGAAATATGAAGGACAGCATTCCGTTCAGGGAAAGAATGGAACTTACACTGGAACGAAAGTCTCTCTCTATAATGAAGACGGAGAGCTGTCAATGTACTGGATAATCGATCCGAATATACCTTTTGCTCTGGAGACTTTTATGGGAGAGGATTACGCGGAAGATTCAACTTTGATTAAACTCTGGGATTACGCACTGAATTGATCTCGGCTTCAAAGAAAGGCGCCTTCTTATGAGGCGCCTTTTTTGTTTATAATTGTGAAGCGGCAAACTCGATTCGTCGTGTGCAAATCCTGGTTAAAGAACCCGTTCTTCTCGAATATTCTCCTAATGCAATGGGTAGGGAGTTGTTTCTGAACCTCAATGACTAAGATTTCCAGAGGGGGGCATCGATATGGATTTGATCAGAGTTAGACATAGCTTGCACGAGATACCGGAAATTGGATTCAAAGAGTTTAAGACTCAATCATATATAATGAGCCTTCTTGATCGTCTCGATGTTCCCTACGAGAAGGTATCGGATACCGGGATTTTGGCGCGATGGAAGAAATCCGACGGCCCTTTCACTCTCTTCAGAGCCGATATGGACGCTCTACCGGTATTCGAAGAAACGGGAGTAGAATTCAAGTCCAAACATGAGGGATTCATGCACGCTTGCGGCCACGATGTTCATATGACTATCCTCATTGGCCTGATCGAGAGAGTGGTTGTCGCAAACCTGAAGCGAAATCTCCTGTTCCTATTCCAACCAGCAGAAGAAGGGGGCGGCGGAGCAGAAAGATGTATGCCTGCACTTGAGCAGTACGATATAAAGGAGGCATGGGCACTTCATGTGAACGATGAGTTCCCTGAAGGGACTGTATACTCAAGACCCGGAGTTCTCTTTGCTTCGGCCTTCGAAATGGACTGCACTTTCACGGGAAGATCGGCACATGTCGCTTTTTATAAGAAGGGAAGAGACGCTATCGAGGGAGCTATGGATTTCCTGCAGAGAGTTTACTCCGCTGAAAGAGGAGACTCCGTTCTCAGGTTCGGCTTAATCGAAGGGGGAAGGGTGAGAAACGTAGTAGCCGATTCTTGCACCCTTTACGGAACTGTGAGAACGAGAGCTTATGAGCTTTCGGAGAAGGCGATCTGCGAGCTCGAAGAGCTCGGTAGAGATGTTGCTTCAAGTAGAGGACTCGAGTTCAAGCAGAAGATCGGATCGAAATATCCTCAAGTTCAGGTGGACAAAGACCTTTACGAAAAGCTTTGCGGCCTGGTCGACGTAAATCCTGTGGAAATGAAATACGTAGGTGAAGACTTTGGTGTAATTGCTCTGAAGTATCCCTCCGTTCTTTTCTGGCTAGGCACTGGACGAGAGGAACGCCATGGTCTTCATAACTCAAAGTTCCTGCCTCAGGACTCCGTTATAGAAAAGGGAATTGAGATCTTCTGGAAGGTAGCCAGCAACTAACTCAGATGATTTGAAACCTTCCGTCTGTCAATCTGAGGCTGAACTCTCTGTTGTGATAGATAGGATCCGGTTCTGACTCCTCTGCCACCATGAAAACGGCTCCGGTTATCTCCGAAACCTTCAAAGTCGTATCGTCGGTTCTTTCGAATAGGAAAACAGGAGTATCCATGTAACTCCTGTAAATTGGAGATACGCACCTCCCTCCAATTTTCATCTGACTGAAGAGCACTTCACTCATTCCCGAGAGTGCAACCGTTGAGATTATTTTGTCGTAAGGAGCGTCGCTTTCATAACCGTACCGTCCGTCACCAATCACAAGGCGAACGTTTTTCATACGATAGCGCTCGAAATTTCTCGAAGCGACTGAAGCAACTTCTCTGTCCTTTTCTACGGTGATTACACTTCCCTTCTTTGCCATCTTCCCAAGTATGCAGGCACAGAAACCAGTTCCCGTTCCCAGATCCAACACCCTATCTTCATCTCTCATTCCCAACTCCTCGATCATCGTCACGAGAAGCGACGGTTGGGTCGAAGTGGAGCATACTTTGCCAGAACTGCCAAAGCTCAAAAGGGCTATGTCCTCATATGCCCTGTCGCGCACTTCGGAAGAGACGAAATCGGCCCGATCAAGCTCCATCATGGCGGCCTCTATTCGCGGGTCTTTCAAGTATCCCAACTTCTTCAAGTATCTTATAAGATCAATCATCTCGTTTCTCATTCTTTTTCCCCTAAAAGAAGAGATACTTCACAGCATTTAGAATTACAATTGTCAGCAATATCCATCTCACAAAGCCACTTCCTTTTCTAATCGAAAGCTTCACTGCAAAATATGCGCCGATAACGTTCCCGGCAGCAAGAACCAAACCGGGAACCCAGTATATCATCCCCTTTGAAAGGAAGACAACGAGAGCAAACACCGTATAAACAAAAACAATTACGACCTTTGCGAAGTTTGTTTTCACAAGATCATACCCGTACGTGAGAGTTATTGCTCCAATCAAGAAGAAGCCAACACCTGCTTGCAAAAAACCACCATAGAAGCCCACTCCCAAAAAGATCAGCGCTGTAAGTAGTTGGGAAGGTTTCGAAATATTCGGTTTCCCAGGTTTCAGAAGCACTAGAACTGCTACTGCAAGAAGCATCAACGCAATGACTCTCTCCAGGAGATCCTTTGGAATACTAGAGACGAACATAGAACCAATTACTGATCCAATTGTAGAAAACACAATCGCCGGAACGATCGATTTCTGAAGTCTGATACCCGATGAATGAAAGGTCTTCATTCCAATGGCACTTTCGAATAATACTCCCAGTCTGTTTGTCGCATTTGCAACGGGAGGGGGTATTCCAATCCACATAAGCAACGGGAGTGTGACCATAGAGCCACCTCCCGCAATAACGTTCATGAAACCTGCTGCCACCCCGGCAAGGTAAATCAAGACGATCTGCAAAAATGTCATTTGGGTTTATTTCCTAGTGTGAAGAAGCTTTCGAGTCGTCCATGTCGATCTTCTTCATCAACTTCCTGAGAGATGCCATAAGCGATGCGAACTCGGCCTCGGAAATATTCACCTGATTCGCAATTCTCAAAGGTATCGAAAGAGCCTTTTCTCTCATCTCTTTGCCTTTATTGGTCAATCCAATAATGACGTGCCTTTCATCACCTTGAGATCTTTCTCTTGTTAGTAGGCCAAGTTTTTCCATTCTCTTTAGCAAAGGAGTAAGGGTCCCCGAATCGAGGAAAAGCCTTTCTCCCAGCTCCTTAACTGTAAGCGGTTCCTTTTCCCAAAGGACAAGCATAACCAGATATTGAGGATACGTAATACCAAACTCCGAAAGCACAGGCCTGTACAATCTAGTTATTCCTCGGGAACTGGAATATAGGGCAAAACATAGCTGATTGTCAAGTTTAAGAAGTTCCTCTCCATTGGGAACAGATGGGTTAGTCTTCATTCACCTTACCGCCTCCTCGATTGCAGAGCGAAATGTCTCCGGTTCCTCTTTTGGTTCGAACCTTCCAATAATCTCACCATTTCTATCTATTAAAAACTTCGTGAAGTTCCACTTCACTTTTCCCGAAAACTCCTTTTTTCCTCCGCCACTTGTCAGGTACTCATAAAGTGGATGAATGTTCTTTCCCTTTACATGAATCTTGGAAAACATGGGAAAGGTGATATTGAAGTTAGTGCTGCAAAACGTCTTTATCTCTTCATCACTCCCGGGCTCCTGACGAAGAAAATCGTTAGAGGGGAAACCCAAAACGACAAAGTCCTTTTCCTTGAATTCTTCATAAAGCTGTTGCAGGCCTTCATACTGAGGTGTATATCCACATTTACTCGCAGTATTTACCAGCAGAACAACCTTACCTTTGAAGTCTTCCATAGACTTGTTCCAACCGTCAATAGTAGTCAGTTCAAAGTCATATATGCTCATTACTTCACCTCCTATCTTATTGTACACTATTTAGTTGTATCATGCAAGTAATTTGCACAATAAGCCTTCTCAGTCATTTCACCTTTTGAGACATGAAAGAATTGGTAGCTGCCGAAAAAAGAGTGTTGAAAGCTTCTACATCGAAATCTGTAGTTGATCGATTTCTACTGCAACAAATATAGCTCACATCCGGGTATTCGAGGCAAATGAGTAGGTAAAGTGTTATAAATGAATCATCATATCTGTTTCCTAGATTTTTCTTAAGTAGGTGTTAGTTCTTGATAGATGAGAATACGATTGTAAACAGAATCGAAGAAGCCCTTGTTAAGGCAAACACCATTCTCGATAATCGGGCGAGGGCCTTTCTGAATGACTACACTGGCCCATTTTCGGCTATCCTTCGGGAGAACGCAGTGATTTCGGAGGAGTCGGGACTGCCTTTATGCCAGGACACGGGGTTTATCGAATTCTTTGTATTCATGGGTCATGAAGTAGTCCTTGAAAGACCGATCTCAGAAATCCTCGACCGTGCTGTAAGGAATGCATATTCAAGTAATCCTTACAGGTACTCAGTTGTAAAGGACCCTCTTCATCATAGAGAAAATACCGGCGACAATACCCCGTCGGTAGTTCACACGTTCATCCGGACGGGGAAGAGACTGGAAATTCGTTTTCTGGTGAAGGGGGGAGGAAGCGAGAACCTTTCCAGACTCTTCATGCTCAACCCAACGACAACTCAGCAAGAACTTGTAGATACAATTGTACACTCGGTCTTGGAAAATGGAGCAAGGGGCTGCCCTCCGTTGAAGATTGGAATCGGAATCGGTGGAAGCTCGGAAAAGTCGATGATTCTCTCGAAGCTCGCACTGACAAGAGAGATAAACGTGGCGAATCCCGATCCTTACTACGCTATGCTGGAGGAACGGCTTCTCCGCGAGATAAATAATCTCGGGATCGGTTTTCAAGGCCTTGGCAAAGGTATTACTGCCTACTCAGTGAGTATTGAGACTGCACCTACCCACATCGCCACTCTCCCAGTTTCACTTGCGGTGGACTGCTATCTCTGCAGAAGGGGAGTGGTGGTCTTTGAAGATTGACGATCTTGTTTGCTGTCAGGAACTATACTATACAGGCAAGCTACTGGTTATGAGAGATGCGGCCCAGATGCGTTTGAAAGAACTTCACGAACAAGACCGGCCTTTGCCAGTTAAGTTGGAGGGGGCAGTGGTTTTCTACGCCGGTCCGGCAAAGCCAACCAAGGAAAGCTTTGGAGCTATTGGACCTACTACTTCCATAAGGATGGACTGTTTTCTGGAAATGCTTTTTCAACAGGGTGTTCAGGCTACAATAGGTAAGGGAAAGAGATCGGATCTCTCAACCTCGCTGTGCAGAAGATACGGAAGAGCCTACCTGCTTGCACCGAGTGGAGCTGCAGCTTCGCTATCAAAAAGGATCAAATCGTTACGAGTCATCGCATACGAAGATCTGGGAACCGAAGCAATATATGAAATCGAAGTCGAAGACTTTCCGCTAATTGTTGCAACAGACAAGAATGGTCTGGATATCTTTTCTTTAGAATAGAAGGTGATTTAGTGAATGAAAGAGCGCTGAAACTTCACAAGGATCTCAGGGGAAAGCTTGAGGTAAGAAGCAGGGTGAAAGTTGATAGTATGGAGGCATTGTCTTTGGCATACACTCCGGGGGTCGCAGACGTTTGCCGCACAATCGAGAGAAAAAAGGAACTGGCATATGACTACACCAACAAGTGGAACTACGTCGCAGTTGTCTCAGATGGAACGGCGGTTCTGGGCCTCGGAGACATCGGCCCTGAGGCTGGTTTACCTGTAATGGAGGGAAAGGCAGTTCTTTTTAAGGAATTCGCCAATGTCGATGCCTTTCCTCTGTGTATAGATGTCCATACTGCGGAAGAGATCATTTTCTTTGTAAAGGCTCTCGCTCCAACCTTCGGAGGAATTAACCTGGAAGATATAGCTTCCCCGAAGTGTTTCTTCATCGAAAGAGAGCTCCAGAGAAGTCTCGATATTCCTGTCTTTCACGATGATCAACACGGAGCTGCAATAGTAGCAGTTGCCGCATTACGAAACGCGCTTAAAGTAGTTGGAAAAAAGATCGAAGAACTTAAGATCGCGACGGTTGGAGTCGGTGCTGCCGGCGGAGCAACCATCAAAATGCTTTTGGCCGCTGGTGCGAGGAACATTGTTGCTGTCGATAAGAACGGGATTCTCAACAGAAAAGACTCTCGTACTCTTCTGAATGAGTTTCACTCAGAGATCGTTCGAGAAATAAACCCCGAAAACCTCAGCGGAAATCTTGAAGATGCAGTCAAGGGTGCGGATCTATTCATTGGAACCTCGGTAGCAGGCCTTCTTACACCGGAAATGGTAAGACAAATGGCCCCCGATCCAATCGTATTTGCATTGGCAAATCCTGTACCGGAAATCATGCCAGACCTCGCAAAAGGCGCAGGTGCAGCGATTGTCGCCACTGGCAGATCTGACTTCCCAAACCAGATAAACAATGTACTTGCCTTCCCCGGAATCTTCAGAGGCGCTCTAGATACCAGATCGAGAGAAATAAACGAAGCCATGAAGCTAGCTGCGACCAAAGCTCTCTCTTCAGCAGTACCTGAAGAAAATCTTTCTTCAGACTATATTCTACCGAAACCCTTTGAGCCTGGCATTGCGAGAAGGGTCGCCCTAGCCGTAGCGAAAGCATCGATCGAATCAGGTTGCTCGAGGCTGTCTGGGAACATAGATCTTGACGAGTTAATAGATAGAGGATTGAAGAGGTACTAACGTTGCTCCATTATGAGAACCTCCTGGATCGGCTGGGGATTTTCAAATATGAATTTGATTGCATATCTGCACGTTTTTGCATGCAATTGTTTTCGCGGCTTTTCCACAGATTTCTTAAAATACTCTGTAATATACTTTCAATGAGAGTTTCCACGAGAAGCCGTCAGTTGGCATGTTGTTGCTTGCAATTTAGTAACGAATATAGATAGGGGGTGTACTCGGTGACCGAAAAATTCTCGAAAATCGCACTCAGGATGAAATCCAACGTCATTAGGGAGCTTCTAAAGGTTACTTCAAAACCAGGTATGATTTCTTTTGGAGGAGGCGTACCTGATCCTGACACATTTCCACGTTTTGAAATGGCTGAAATATCTAAAGAGATTCTAGAAAACGAATACAAGCTCACTCTTCAGTACGGATCAACAGAGGGGGACCCT encodes:
- a CDS encoding FumA C-terminus/TtdB family hydratase beta subunit, coding for MKIDDLVCCQELYYTGKLLVMRDAAQMRLKELHEQDRPLPVKLEGAVVFYAGPAKPTKESFGAIGPTTSIRMDCFLEMLFQQGVQATIGKGKRSDLSTSLCRRYGRAYLLAPSGAAASLSKRIKSLRVIAYEDLGTEAIYEIEVEDFPLIVATDKNGLDIFSLE
- a CDS encoding NAD(P)-dependent malic enzyme; the encoded protein is MNERALKLHKDLRGKLEVRSRVKVDSMEALSLAYTPGVADVCRTIERKKELAYDYTNKWNYVAVVSDGTAVLGLGDIGPEAGLPVMEGKAVLFKEFANVDAFPLCIDVHTAEEIIFFVKALAPTFGGINLEDIASPKCFFIERELQRSLDIPVFHDDQHGAAIVAVAALRNALKVVGKKIEELKIATVGVGAAGGATIKMLLAAGARNIVAVDKNGILNRKDSRTLLNEFHSEIVREINPENLSGNLEDAVKGADLFIGTSVAGLLTPEMVRQMAPDPIVFALANPVPEIMPDLAKGAGAAIVATGRSDFPNQINNVLAFPGIFRGALDTRSREINEAMKLAATKALSSAVPEENLSSDYILPKPFEPGIARRVALAVAKASIESGCSRLSGNIDLDELIDRGLKRY